The region AAGCGTACAGCAAGTATACCAGCAAAAAAAGAGGGGCACCATACTGTATGGCGCCCCTCTTTTTTTGCTGGCCTGCTATTTCTTCTCCAATTGGCCTATCTTCTCCCAGGTCGGATCAATATCAAGCGTCACAGCAATAAAGATATCACTGTCTTTCTTTTGGGAGTTTACTGCAGTCTGGCGTCCCAACTGCGCAATCACCTGGTCTGGCGAAAGTTTATACATACTTCCAGTGGCAGCGTCTACGATTATACCTATCAGGCCACCAATCAGGATGTTACCAAGAAACCAGCCATTGAACTCGCGCTTCACCTTTACCTCGTAAGGGTAATAGCCATCCAGCTCTATTTTAACGTCATAGAAACCACGTCCCGAAGGGGTGCCCGGGAAATTGGCGTTTCGCTTCAACCTTACCTGCGTAGGGGTGGTTCCGTAGGCAGCGCCGTTTATACTTACCTTAGCGCCCGTAGGCTGGCTGCTGAAGTCTACCGTTTGCCTGGAACCATTGACAATGGTGGCACAGCTCATGCACGTGAGTGCTAAGGCTAGCATGGAGACCTGTGTAAATTTTCTGATCATAAAAGGTATATTAAGTTGTTTTATAGCTATTGTGCTGCGCATGAACCCCAAGAGAAAAGGCATTGAGCAAGGTTGTGTAAATATAGGAATATATTAATACAACTTACAATAAAAGGAATTTTTATGCAGCCGTAGAGGCTTTTACTCTATTGGTGCCCTTGTGCCTTTTAACATAGGGTAACTTTATGCCGATTATGAAGACGTATAGACAAAGCTCTTGGGTAATGGGGTTACCTTTAGCTAGCTTCCTCCGGTAGCTGCGCCTCCTGCAGTAGGTTGTCGTCCAAAGTTTTACTTGTTTTAGCGCCTAACTCCCGCAGAATTTCCACTCTCCGGACCAGGTTGCCCTTGCCTTCGGTAAGCTTGTTCATGGCGGCGTTATAGGAGCTTTGGCTGTGCTCCAGGTGCTTACCTATTGTCTTCAGATCATCCACAAAACCCACAAACTTGTCGTACAGCTTGCCGCTTTCCTCAGCTATTTTCAGGACGTTGCGTTTCTGGTCTTCCTGGCGCCATACGCCGGCTACTGTTCTTAAAGTGGCCAGAAGGGTAGAGGTGGTTACCAAGACAATGTTCTTATCGAAGGCATCGGTGAACAGGTCGTGGTCGTGCTGCACAGCCAGGTTAAAGGCCGGCTCTATTGGGATATACATCAGCACAAAATCCGGGGAGTTGATGCCGTTGAGACGGTGGTAACTTTTGCGGCCCAGGTCGGAGAAGTGGGTGCGTACGGAATTGATATGGCCGCGCAGGTATACTTCCTGCTGGTGCTCATCCTCGCAACTGCAGAAGGCCTCATAGGCAACCAACGACATCTTGGAATCGATAATGAGGTGCTTGCCGTCCGGCAGCCGCACGATCACGTCGGGGCGGTATACTTGCTTTTCGTCGTTCTGCCGTACCTCCTCGCGCTCATAATGTACGCCCTTACGGAGCCCCGATTTCTCCAGCAGACTCTCCAGCAGGTACTCACCCCAGTTACCCTGCGTTTTGCTCTCGCCTTTCAGAGCCCTGGTGAGGTTCACGGCATCCTGGCTCATCTGCTGGTTAAGAGAGGCCAGCTGGGTGATCTGCTCTTTCAGGGAGATGCTGTCTTTTAAGGTTTTCTCGTAGGTCTGCTCTACCTTTACTTCAAACTCTTTGATACGTTCCTTGAGCGGGGAGAGGATGCGCTCCAGATTCTCGGAAGAAGCCTTATTGAAGTGCTCGGCATTGGTCATCAGCACCTGGTTGGAGATACTCTGGAACTGCTGCAGGAATTTCTCGCGGAGTTGCTCCAGCTCTCGGCCTTGTTCCTGGAGGCGGGCTTTAAGGTGCTCATAGTCTGTCTCGGTTTTGGTGAGGGCGTTGGTCAGGTCCAGCGTTTCAGACTGGGCCTCGCGTAGCAGTACCTTTAGCTGCTCCAGTTCCGCGGCCTTTTGCTGCGCCTGCCCCTCCAGTACGCCCTGCGCCACGGCTGCCTGATTTGCCGTTTGCTGCAGCGCGCTCATTTTCCCCTTCAGTGCCAGGAACGCCACCACCAACCCCGCTAAAAATGCCGCTATACCTACGATGATCTCCATAGGGTAAAGGTAAAGTATTTTAGTATCGAAGCAAATGCTTTTGCTAATGAAATTAGCTTAAGAGAGTTTGAGAAATCGGACTTTAGAAAAATGTGGAGTTAATGAAACTCCTCCTGGAGGCAAAGCCGTTGCAATCTGCTTAAAACAAGCCCTTATTAAATTGTTTTCTTGTCAAGGAACCTATAGGAAATAGAGGGCCACTTTCTAGAGATTATAAGCTACATCAATTGGCCTACAAGAATCACGCAACAAGTTCAGGATCCGAGACTTGATTAAAGAGAGGAATCTGCTGTTGCTTCTCATGAAGTATAAGTTTCGTAGCCGCTGATGAAGCGCGGACAGGTCGCGACCTGTCCGTGCAAAGTATAAACCCACCCCTGGCCCCTCCGAGGAGGGGAGTTATACCTCACCCCAACCCTCTCCTAAAAACAGGAGAGGGAGTTTATACTTGCTCCTTTCCCTGTCATCTCGAGTACTCTTGAGGCGGGAGCCGAAGAGAGCCAGCGTAGCTGTGAGAGATCTATCCGGAATTCTAAAGAGATCTCTCCCAAAGGTCGAGATGACAAATAGCAACGGCTATCGAACTGATCCCAGCCTTTGGGTTGAGCGCCTTCTATTGATGCGGTGCTGAGCTTGCTCAGCAGCCCGGAGCGCCAGCGAGGAGCAGCTTCAATAGGCCGCGCGATGCCAAAGGACGAGCCCTCCCGGGCTGGAGGGAGCCAAAGCCAGGAATGAAACGAGCAGGATTCAAGGCCGTGGATGAAGCCGCAGCTAACAAGTATAACTTGGTTCAGTTGGCAGGAAGCGGTGGCAGGTAAAGGCTTAAGCCGACGCTTGCGCCAGAGAAGTATAAGGTTTGGCCGAAGTATAAATGTGGCTTTCGCGGACTACAAATCCGCTGCTTCATACTTTCGGATTACAATTCCGAAAGAGCGGGAGATTTGCGCCAGTAAGGTAGGCAAGTATAAAAGTACAACCTACTGCGGATCTGGAAATCCGCAGTAGGTGCGGGTAGGGGCCCTCTTTAAGGTTCCGGACAAAGGTGTCCGGAACAGCAATACTTTTAAGCGGAGCGACTATGTAATTACCTTACAAAACTCACTTTATACTTTTTGCCTTTGATTCGTGCTTCGTTTAGTTTCTGTACGGCGCGTTTGGCGGCGGTGTCCGGAATAGCCACGAAGCTGTGATGGTCTTGTATCTCTATCTTCCCGATCTCTGCAGCATTCAGGCCTACCTCTGCAATAAGGGCACCCACGATGTCACGGGGGCTGAGCTTGTCTTTCCGGCCACCGCTGATGTGTAGCGTGGTGCGGGAAGGTGCTTCAGCAGGAACTGAGTCTTTAGCAGAGGCAAGCTGTTTTAGTTCCAGCCACTCGTTTACCTGAACCTCCGGCCACTGCTCCAGCTTCTGTACCTCGCGCGCACTCAGTAAAGAATATACCGTGCCTGACTTTCCGGCCCTGCCGGTGCGACCGCTGCGGTGCAGGTAAGCATCCTGGTGCTGGGGCAATTCGTAGTGGATGATCTGTCGCACCACGTCCATGTCCAGGCCGCGGGCAGCCAGATCGGTGGCGACAAGTATGGAAGCGGTGCCGTTACGGAAGAGCGTCATGGTCTTGTCGCGCTCGCGCTGCTCCAGTTTACCGTGCAGGGCCCGTGCCGAGAAGCCTTGCTCCTGCAGGCGCTGTGCCACTTCCTCTGTGCTCAGGCGCGCGTTCACGAACACCACGGTACCCGCAGAATTTATACTTTGCAGGAGCTGTAGCAGCGCCTCCGGCTTCTGCACGTCCTGCACCTTCAGGCCATAGTATAGAATGCGGTCGGGCACGGCAGTGGTGGTGGCCTGAACAAATCGGGGATCCTGCAGCGAGTTGGCAATCAGTTCCTTCACGTCTTCTTCCATGGTGGCGGAGAAAAGGATGGTCTGGCGCTGGCGGGGCAAGGCATTCAGCAGCTTATCCAACTCTTCTTCAAAGCCCATTTCCAGCAGTTTATCAGCCTCATCCAAAACAACTTTGCTGGCTTTGCTTATATTCAAGGTTCTGCGGCTGAGATGATCAATGAGACGGCCGGGCGTGCCCACCAGTACCTGCGGCGGGTGCGCCAGCGAGTCCTCCTCCTGCTTAAAGGAGTGGCCGCCGTAAAAGGCGCTGATCTTGAGATTAGGGATAAAGCGGGCATACTGCTTCAGCTCCTGGCGCACCTGCACCGCCAGCTCGCGGGTGGGCACCACCACGAGCGCCTGCACCTGCTGCAGCTCCGGGTTTATACTTTGCAGCAACGGTAACCCGAACGCCGCCGTTTTCCCGCTGCCTGTCTCGGCCTGCCCGGCCACATCGTACCCCTGCAGCAGCAAGGGAATGGCCTGCTCCTGAATAGGGGTGGGCGAAGTATACTGCAGTTCCTGCAGCCCCTGTAGCAGGGCGTTGTTCAGTTTCAGTTGCTCAAAAGTAGCCATGGTATGCTTGTACGTAAGCGGTAAAGGTACGGCAATTCTTGTTCTCTACTCGTTTTAATCATCCACTGAAGTATGGGCAGTGCTTAAATTTTTATAACAAATCGGGGCCTGACAGCAGTAGTAAGGGTATGGAGAAAAATCCCGGATGGCGGCTGCGGCAAAATACCTTTACGCTTCTCTTCGGCATCTTGCTGGTGTATGTGCTGGTGGAGACGCGGGAATTTTTGTACCCCATTTTCATGGCGGTGCTTTTTGCCTACCTGCTGTACCCTGTGGGTAAGTGGCTGGAGAAAAGGGGGCTGCCGCGCATACTGGCCAACTTTATCACGGTTGTGTTGGCCATGGCTTTGTTTATCGGGGGGCTGATTCTGCTCTACAAGCAGCTGATCGTTTTTCTGGGCGACTTCCCGGCGCTGCAGGAGCAGGCCCTGGAGAATATAGACCGCCTGCAGGAAAGCATAGACAAGCGCTTTGGTGCGTCGGAGCCGGATAACGAGCATTGGCTGCAGCTGCAGGTGAAAAATACTCTGGAGCTTAGTGGCGGCTTCTTAAGTGACTTTGTGAGTGCAACAACCGGCACGCTGGCCAAGTTCGGTCTGATGCCGGTGTATATCTTCCTGTTTCTGTATTACCGGAACAAGTTCGAACGCTTTGTCTACCGCCGGGTATCTCCTCCTAACCTCCCCAGAATTAAGCTGATCATCTATCAGATATCGAACGTGACCAAGCACTACATGGCCGGGGTGGTGATCGTTATACTTATACTTTGTGTCCTCAACTCCCTGGGACTGTTCCTGATCGGGGTGGAGTATTGGCTGCTGCTGGGCATCATCTCGGCCTTCATCAACTTCATTCCATACTTTGGCACCCTGATTGGCGGCGCCATACCGCTGCTTTATACCCTACTTGTGCAGGGCGACCCGCACAAGGCGCTGATGGTGACGCTGTTTTTCCTGGTAGTGCAGTTCACAGAGAACAACATCCTCACGCCTAACATCACAGGCAGCAAGGTGAACATCAACCCCTTGTTTACGATCCTCAGTATTATTGTGGGAGGGATGATCTGGGGACTGCCCGGCATGTTCCTGGCGGTGCCTTACCTGGGCATGTTCAAAATATACTGCGACCATACCGAGGAGCTGTCTGCCTGGTCGTTTATGCTGGGCACAGAAGGAACGGAAGAGCACGCCCTAACCCTGGAGAAGATCAGGCGGTTCTTTAGCAGGAATAACAATGCAGGGTGATGCTACAGCGTATGCTTTTCGCGGATCCTCTTCAGAAAGCTCTCCCGGTAAGTCTCCCCGATCGGAATGGCTGTGTCGTTGATGTAGATCATATTGCCATCTACCATGTTTACTTTATCTATGGAGATGATGTAGGACCGGTGCACGCGGTAAAATGGAGGCTGCGGCAGCTGCTCTGCCAGGTCTGTGAGCGATTGATAGGTAACGAGCCGCTGCCCTGGCAGGTACAGGGACACGTAGTTCTTAAGCCCTTCCACATACAGAATATCGCCGTAGGCTACCTTCAGGAACTTGTTCTTGCTCTCGCCTTTCACAAACATATACTCGGGAGCGGAGGCAGCCGCAGGAGCTGGCTCTGCTGCTGGTTGCCCGGGTGCCACGGCAAGCGTTGACGGGCTTGCTCGCTTTGCTTGCAGCAGCGTTTGTGCCTTGTGCACTGCCTTAAAGAAACGGTCGAAGGGGATGGGCTTGAGCAAGTAGTCCACCACATCGTGCTCGTAGCCTTCCAAGGCATATTCGGGGTAGGCGGTGGTAAGTATAACTTTGCACTTGCTGCCGCAGATCTTCAGAAACTGAATCCCTGTTAGTTCCGGCATCTGAATATCCAGAAAAACTAGGTCTACTTTGCCTTCCTGCACCCAATTAATGGCTTCGATGGGGTTGGTGGTTTTACCCACCAACTCCAGGAAAGGCACTTTACTGATGTAGTCGGCTATAATATTGGCAGCGTAGGCTTCGTCGTCAACGGCAATGCAGCGGATCATATTAAGTTTGGGAGTTAGCGTGTTTGGGAGTTTAGGAGTGCTGCCTAAATCAGGGCTTAATATACTCTAGTTAGGGGTAACATTCCTGAAGATTTTTAGAAATTCTGTAAGCCGTGAATCCTGTTTAGGCTAAAATACTGAAAAACCTGACTCAGACTTCCTGCAGCCCCAGCACCGTCTTAAACTGCTTCCCATCGTCATGCACGTTCAGGTTATACTTGCCGGGATAAATCAGTTCGAGCCTGCGCCGGATGTTGGGCAGGCCGATGCCGGTAGTTTGGTCTTTCTGGCTTTTGTTGATGCGGTTGCTCACGGCAAAGTATAAGCTGTTGCTTTCCAGCTGCAGGGTGATCGTAACAGGCGCTGATGCATCATCCACTACCCCGTGCTTCAAAGCGTTTTCAACGAAAGGGATCAGCACCAGCGATGGCACCCGCTGTCCGTTTACATGGCCTTGAATGTTTAACTTCACAAAGAATTTGTCCTCGAAGCGCAGGCGGTAGATGTCGAGGTAGCTGTGCAGGTAATCCACCTCTTTCTGTAGCTCCACTTTGCCATCCTTGCTCTCGTGCAGCATGTAGCGCATCAGGTCAGACAGCTTGATGATCGCACCGGCCAGTTTGTCAGATACAGGATAAGCCAGCGAGTATAAGTAGTTTAGGGAGTTGTACAGGAAGTGAGGGTTGATCTGCGTTTTTAGAAAGGCCAGCTCCGCCTGAGCCTTCTCTTGCTTTAAGCTGCGGTTCTCGCGTTCTTTTTGCAAGGTTGCCTCCAGCGCCCATGCCACTGCCCCCAAGAAGATGCCCGGCATGGCCCAGTAAAGGTTATCGAAGAAATAATAAGAGAGCGTAATGCTGGTATAGTTACTGAACCCAAATACAGACAGAAAGAAAACTTCTTCTATCGTATAGCGCAGGCCTATGTACGTACCCATGACAACCACAATACCCAGCACCAGCACCCACCAGTGCTTATGCTTCATCCAGAGCGGGAAAACCAAGAAATAGCAGAGATAGAACTCCACCAGATGCAGCACGTGCTGCGACATGGTGAGCAGCAGCACTTCGAACCGCCAGTTGTAGAGGAAGTAGCCCAAAAAACTATAACCGATGTAGAGCGTCCATCCCAGCAGGTGCAGGCCTATCTTTTTATGTAGCGCATTCATGTTCTAAAGCTATGCATAAGCGGGTTCAGCTGCACTTTTATTATCCCAATCCGGTGGTTTAGTATACAAATCACCTTTTTTCTGATTTTAAACCGGCTGGTACAGGCTTTTCCGGCTTCGGATAATGTTTCGGGTGCTTCGGATAATATACTTTACGAAGTATAGGCCATGCTGCATCTTTGGCTCAACATCAACGAAAAGATTCCTGAGCCATGAAAGAAACAGCTACCACCATTACCGCGACCAAAGAAAAAGGGAAGATGACGCTTAGGGGCATAGCACTGGCGCTGGTGCTGGGCTTTGTGGCGGTAACAGCCGGGGCACAATCATCTGCAACAGTGAAAGGAGCTATAACTAACGCTGCCACGCAAAAGCCGCTGGATTATGTGTCGGTGGTGCTGCTGCAGTTGCCTGATTCGGCTGTAGTGGCCTCTGAGATGACGGATGCCGCAGGTGCTTATACTTTTGGGCAGGTGAAGTCTGGAAAGTATGCTGTAAAAGCCCTGATGGTTGGTTTTGCCCCCGCCACAAGTATAGCCTTTGAGGTAGAGCAGCAACAGGTGCAGGTGCCCGGTATAGCGTTGCAGGAGAAAACCAATGCGCTGCAGGAGGTAGTGGTAAAAGGGCAGAAGCCGCTGCTGGAACAGGAGGCAGACCGCGTAGTCATGAACGTGGAGCAGCTGAACACGGCAGGCGAAAATGCGCTGGAAGTATTAAAGTATGCCCCAGGCGTACGGCTGGATAAGGACGACAACATCATCTACAGGGGAAGCGGCAGCGTGAACGTGATGATCAACGGCAAAATGACCTACATGTCGGGGGCCGAGCTGCAGAGCTACCTCAAGTCGCTGCCTGCCTCGGCGGTGAGCAAGGTAGAACTGATCGCTAATCCGCCTGCTGCCTTTGATGCGGCAGGCACAGCCGGTATTATCAACATCCGCCTGAAAAGAGATGAGACTTTGGGCTTGAACGGCACCGTGAACTTTGGGGCGGGCTACGGTAAGTATGAGAAATTATGGGGAAGCCTGAACCTGAACTACAACACCGAGAAAGTAAGCCTTTACTCCCGTCTGAATACCGGTCACTACAACTCCTTTAACCGCCTGATCTTAAAGCGTCACATCAACGATAGCCTCTACAATCAGGTAAACTACTGGCACCCGATCACCAACAGCTATAACCTCACGGCCGGTGCCGACTACTTCATCAGCAAAAAGCATACGGTAGGTATTATGGCCAAGGGCTACGCTTCGCCGGAAAACACGCTTACCACCAGCAACTCCACCAACTTTGATGCTGGCGGCAAGGCCTTCGGAAGTATGAGCATGCACAACCCCAAAGACTCCGGCACCGACAACTATAGCCTGAACCTGAACTATAAATTCGACATTGACAGCACCGGCCGCAGCTTATCGTTTGACGCCGATTATGTAACCTACAGCACCGATGCAGATGAGCACTTTACGAACAACTTTTTTGACACATCCGGTGAGGCGACCCAGGCTCCATCGCAGCTCCGCAGCTTTAGTAAGGCAGCGGCAAGTATAAAATCACTCAAAGTGGACTACACGCACCCGTTCGGGGAGGGCTACAAAGCAGAGGCCGGTTTAAAAACCAGCAGGGTTAGCAACGACAGCGATATAAAGTTTGAGCAGCAGCAGGAGCAGGGTTGGGTAAACGACGCCAGCCGCACCAACAGTTTTGCCTACGCCGAAACCATTCATGCGGCCTACCTGAGCCTGAGCCGCAAGTTCAGTGACAAACTGAGTATGAAAGCCGGACTTAGGGCAGAACATACTATTGCCGACGGCCACTCCGCCAACACAGTCGATGCGGTGGACCTGGATTACCTGAAGTTTTTTCCGAGCTTGTTCCTGAGCTACAGCGCCAGCGACAACAACCAGTTTTCGGTTTCCTACAGCCGCCGCATCAGCCGCCCTTCGTACCGCAGCTTAAACCCTTTTACCTTTTATTCTGATCCCTACACGGCCCTACAGGGTAATCCTTTTCTGGAGGCCTCTTATGCTAACTCTTTGCAGTTCAATTACAATTACAAGAGCTTACAGTTGCTGAGCCTGAGCTATATCGAGTCTAATAACTTCGTGACGGATGTCATCAGGCAGAACGATGAGACCAAGATGAGTATCAGCAGACCCGAAAACTTGAGCAAAGCCACCTACCTGAGCGCCAGCAGCGGCGGCTCGATTCCCGTAAAAGAATGGTGGACAAGTACCTTACAACTCGAAGGGTCTTATAATACAATTTCCTCCCCACTGCAGGGAACAGCTTATAACAGCTCCCGCTTCAGCTGGTCGGCCAGTGCTGACGAAACCTTTAACCTGCCCAAGGACTATAAACTGCAGCTTTCCGGCTATTATATGTCGCCGTCGGTGCAGGGTTTGTTCCACACAAAAGCTAACTACCAGATTGACCTGGGCGCCCAGAAGACGTTGCTGAACGGCAAAGCCAGCCTGAGCCTGAAGCTACGCGATGTGTTTAACTCCAGCCGCTCAAGGGCTACTTTGGCGTACAACAACGTAGACATGTACTGGCAAAACCAGTGGGAGAGCCGCCGCCTGAACCTCACGTTCAACTATAAGTTTGGCAACAACAAAGTAAAAGCAGCCCGCAACCGCAGAACCGGCACCGGCGAGGAGGAGGGAAGGCTGTAAGGCTGACAGTGGTTAAATCTGAGGCTGGGAAAGTATAACAAGCAGCATTTATACTTACATTAGCACCGATTTTTACTGCTATGAAAAAGCCGAACCCAGAGCCGCTTCCCATACAAGAGCTGCTGCAGACGCAACAGCTGGCCGTGCTGCCCCTGCAGGACTTTGCCAGTGAGCTTTCGGCCATCCCGCACCGGCACAATGCCTATCAGCTCATCTATGTGCAAGAGACGAAGGGCGGCGATAACCAGATTGATTTCAGGCGGTACGAGATGCTGGCGGGGCGCGTCTTTTTCCTGGGGCCAGGCCAGGCGCACCAGCGGGAGGCCAGGCAGGAGCTTGGCAGGATCGTGGCTTTCCAGGAGAGTTTGCTCCAGGCCACCGGCCTTTCCGCCCACGATGTGCTGGTGCTTTTCGGGGCGGCCTACCATCATCCCTACCTCGATATTCCTCCTCAGCTGCAACGTACGTTTGAGCAGCTCGTGCAACTCATGGAGCAGGAGCTGGAGGAGCCTGTTCCGGATTATACCATCCTATCGCGCCTGCTCTACACCTTGCTCCGCTATCTGCTACGGGAGTCGCACCAGCAGATCGCGCGCCTCACACCGGCCAGGTACAGCGAACGGATCTTCCAGCTGAGTACACTGGTAGAGCAGCATTTTCAGGAGCACCTGCCTGTTTCTTATTACGCTGAAGTGCTGGGGATTACATCGAAGCACCTCAACAATATCTGCAGGGGATGCCTGGGTATTACGGTGGCCGATATGCTACACAACAGGCTCCTGATTGAAAGCAAGCGGCTGCTATACTTCAGCACCCTGTCCGTGAAGGAGATTGCCTACAGGCTGGGCTTTGAGGATGCCTCCTACTTTGTGCGTTTCTTCCGGAGGCTGACCGGGGCCACACCCATGCAGCTGCGGCGGGAGCTCAGTGGTTCCAAAAGTACCATAGACGAGGCTGATAATGCCATGACCTGACCCGGGCCGGGCCGTACATTTGCAGATTCAGGAAATGACGGCTATGAACCCGAACAACAATTTAAAAGCCATTGCGATCGGCTCGCTGGCCTGTGTTTTTTTCAGCGCTACCTACACGGTAAACAGCTTTATATCGGCCGGCGGTGGCCACTGGGCTTGGACGGTAGGGCTTCGGACCACCTTTCTGGTGTTGCTGTTGCTGCCGCTGCTAATCTTTCAGCGTCGGCTACGCCCTTTGCTGCAGGCGCTGCGCCAACACCCGGGCGTATGGTTTGGCTGGGGCAGTCTGGCCTTCGGGATCGTGTATATCTTTCTTACCTCCGCAGCCTTCTTCGGCCCGGGGTGGCTGGTGGCCGGGGTGTTCCAGTTCACCATTGTAGCCGGTATCCTGCTCTCTCCGCTGATCTACAAGGACGAACGCGGCCGCATCCCCGTGCGGGCATTGCTGCTCTCGATTCTTATACTGGTTGGCATTGCCCTGATGCAGTGGAGCCAGCGCAACGGCAACTACACCCAGCAGGACCTATGGCTTTGCGTGGTGTTGGTACTGATCGGGGCTTCCCTGTGGCCGCTTGCCAACCGCAAGGTGCTGTTGCACACCGCGGAGAAAACACAGGGCCTGAATGCCATGCAGCGCGTAGCGGGTATGGCCATCGGTAGCTTGCCGGTGCAGCTTTACCTTATGCTGTATGGCTATAGTGAGGCTGGCTTGCCTGGTAGCGCCCAAATCCTGGGCACCCTTGTCATTGCCCTGAGCTCGGGTGTCATCGGCGGCATCCTGTTT is a window of Pontibacter kalidii DNA encoding:
- a CDS encoding DMT family transporter: MNPNNNLKAIAIGSLACVFFSATYTVNSFISAGGGHWAWTVGLRTTFLVLLLLPLLIFQRRLRPLLQALRQHPGVWFGWGSLAFGIVYIFLTSAAFFGPGWLVAGVFQFTIVAGILLSPLIYKDERGRIPVRALLLSILILVGIALMQWSQRNGNYTQQDLWLCVVLVLIGASLWPLANRKVLLHTAEKTQGLNAMQRVAGMAIGSLPVQLYLMLYGYSEAGLPGSAQILGTLVIALSSGVIGGILFFVAMNMVRHNSAALAAVEATQSIEIIATLLGEIILLGIVWPGPLANIGMLLVMGGLVLYSIPARQKAFRMPKVKWR